One Setaria viridis chromosome 5, Setaria_viridis_v4.0, whole genome shotgun sequence genomic region harbors:
- the LOC117858920 gene encoding RING-H2 finger protein ATL66: MPATTGANVVCEYDGVGVALELAALAAFVVLLRYAAVLYANHLLTTLCVDDDDNLPAAARRDDGGGGVSGLDAAALARLPSFVSHGTTAAAAEQCAVCLGAVEEGETVRALPCCTHAFHARCVDAWLRLRPICPVCRATCR; this comes from the coding sequence ATGCCGGCTACCACCGGCGCGAACGTCGTCTGCGAGTACGACGGCGTCGGCGTAGCCCTTGAgctcgccgccctcgccgccttcGTTGTCCTCCTGCGCTACGCGGCGGTGCTCTACGCGAACCACCTGCTCACCACCCTTTgtgtcgacgacgacgacaacctTCCTGCGGCAGCACGGagagacgacggcggcggcggtgtctcgggcctcgacgccgccgccctcgcgcgGCTGCCCAGCTTCGTGAGCCACGGCAccaccgccgctgcggcggAGCAGTGCGCGGTGTGCCTGGGCGCCGTCGAGGAAGGCGAGACGGTGCGTGCGCTGCCCTGCTGCACGCACGCGTTCCACGCGCGGTGCGTCGACGCGTGGCTGCGCCTGCGCCCGATATGCCCCGTGTGCCGGGCGACGTGCCGCTGA